The sequence TTCGGGCTGGCGCTCACCCAGGCCTCCCGCAACAAGGACGCCGGCTGGGAATTCATCAAGTGGTGGCTCGCCAACTCGAACAACGCCCTGACCTGGGGCAAGTCGAGCAACAACATTCCCGGCAACCTCAAAGCGGTGGATGACGCCTACTTCCAGCGCGACGCCTTCTGGAAACCCATTACCGACACCCTGACCTTCGCGACGATCCGTCCGGCCGTGGCCGGGTTCCCGCCCATGGAAGGGCAGGCCCTGATCCCGAACATCCAGCTGTTCCTGGAAGGCAAGCAGGACGCGAAGACCGCGCTGCAGAAGGCCCAGGTGGCGGGCGACCGCATCCTGGCGGACAACGCCAACAAGTAGTGCTTCCCTTCCGGGTGGGCATGGTCCACGCCCACCCGGAGCTCTGGAGAACCATGCGGAACACCCTGCTCCTCTGGCTGACGGTGCCGGGCCTGTGCGTCTCGGCGGCGCCTGCCCAGCCTGCACCCTCCGCGCCCGACCCTGCCCGGGCGATGAGCGACTTCCTGAAAGCCTACTGGGACCCGGACCGGGGCCTGTTCCTGGCCTGGAACCGCAGCGCGCCCTTCGCCCGGCCGAGTGGAGCGGGGCCGGGCGGCGGCAAATACAGCGATTTCTGGTGGGCCGCGCAGCTGTGGGACCTGGTGCTGGATGCGGCGGCGCGGGACCCGGACAACGCGGCGGACCGCGCCCTGATCGCCCAGGTGTACGACGGCTTTCAGGCGGCGTACCCGGAGTGGCAGAACGACTTCAACGACGACCTCGGCTGGTGGGCGCAGGCGGCCACGCGGGCCGCGGCCCTCACCCATGACGCGCGCTACCAGCAGCGGGCCGAGGCGCTCTTCACCGACATCTGGCGCTCCTGGACACCCGACCTGGGCGGCGGGGTGCTGTGGCGCCGCTCCGGCGGCACCCAGAAGAACGTCGCGACCAACGCGCCGCTGGTCGTGACGGCAGTGCGGCTGTACCAGGCGACGAACGACCCGGTCTACCTGGAGCGGGCCCGGCAGCTGTACACCTTCGTGGACACTCGCCTCACCGATGGGGACGCGCGGGTCTACGACAACATCGAGGGGGGCGAGCTGCGGCGCTGGGACTTCACGTACAACGTCGGCAACTTCGTGCTCGCGTCGCTGGCGCTGCGGGAGGTGACGACAGACCCGGCCGAGCGGGCGCACCTGCTGACCCGCGCCGTGAAGTCGGCCGACTGGGCGCTGGCGAACCTCACGAACGCAGGCATCTTCCTGGACGAGGGCAGCGGCGACGGTGGCGGCTTCAAGGGCGTCCTGATGCGCGGCCTCGCCGCCCTGACCCGGGAGCCGGACCTGAACCCGGGCTCGCGCGCCCGTTACACCGACAGCCTGCGCGAGAACGCCACGCAGGTGTGGAACCAGCGCCGCCCCTCCGACGGTCTGGTCGGCCCTGACTGGTCGTCCCCGGCGGGCGACGGGGTGATCGAGAGCATGACGGCCGCCTCGGCGGTCGCGGCGCTGCTCCTGGCCCCGCCTCCGCTTCCGGGCGGCCCAGTCACGGGCAACGGGCGCTACGAGGCCGAGAACAGCCTGCGCGAGCACGTGAACACCAGTGTGGCCGCTCCCGGCTTTACCGGGCGTGGGTACGTCAATGCGTTCGTTCAGGACGGCGGCTTTGTGGAGTTCCGGGTCAACGTGGCCAGCGCAGGTCCGTATACCGCGCGGCTGCATTACAGCGCGGGAGCAGGTGCGGCGGTGCGCTCGGTCAGCGTGAATGGAGCGGACGCGCGTCCGGTGACGCTGCCTGCCACTCCCGACTGGCAGACCTGGGCCGACCAGGACGTGCCGCTGACCTTGCCGGCGGGGGCGAGCCGGGTGCGCCTGTCGTTCAACCGCCTGTCCGGTGACCGCAACTGGCTCAACCTCGATCACCTGACGCTCGGGAGCCGCCCATGACGCCGGCCACCGTCCGGGCCAACCTGGCCTTCGGCGCCCTGATGACGCACTTCTGGAATGAGGAGCGCGCCCTGTTCGAGATCCGGGTGCCGTTCGCCTCCGCCCAGCACGATCTGCCGACCGACCCGTTCCACTACTGGTGGCAGGCGCACGGCCTGGACGTGCTGGTGGACGCGTTCGAGCGCGACGGAGACGGGCGTCATCTTGCGCAGGCCGCTCGCCTGCTGGAGGCCGTGGTGCGCGAGAACGGCTCGCTGACCAACGACTACTACGACGACATGCTGTGGCTGGCCCTCGCGTGTCTGCGCGCGTGGGATGCGGGGGGCGACCCGCGCTTCCGGGACGCTGCCCTGACACTCTGGGACGACATTCAGGGCGGCTGGAACGATCACTGTGGCGGCGGCATCACGTGGCGCAAACCGCAGCTCGACTACAAGAACACCCCGGCCAACGCCCCGGCCATCATCCTGGCGACCCGGCTGTACGCGCGCCTCGGGCGGGAAGAGGACCTCGCCTGGGCGCGCCGGCTCTACCGGTGGCAGGTGGAGCATCTGGTGGATCCGGACACCGGCTTCGTCTGGGATGGCCTCAACCGCCTGGGCGACGGTGAACTTGACCGGGACTGGGCCTTCACCTACTGCCAGGGGGTGCAGATCGGGGCGGCCCTTGAACTGCACGCGGTCACCGGCGAGCGGTCGCTGCTGGACGCCGCGAGGCGCACCGTCGCGGCCGCCCGCGCCCGCCTGGCAGACCCCGCGACGCTCGCGCTGCCCGACGAGGGCGACGGCGACGCAGGACTGTTCAAAGGCATCCTGGCGCGCTACCTCGCCCAGTTCGCCCGGGTCGCGGACGATGAGCCGACCCGGACCTGGCTGACCCGCAATGCCGCCCTCGCCTGGCAGCATCGGGACGCCGCGCTGGGGGTGTGTTCGACGTCGTGGACCGCAGCGCCTGGCACGCCGGTTGAGCTGAGCGCCGCACTGTCGGGCGTGATGCTGTTCGAGGCGGCGGCGTGGCTGCATCTGGACCACCTGCCACCGGTGGGGCGCGGCGCGTGAGGGGCCGGCGGGGGATATTGTGCTGACCGTGGCCGCCCACCTGTACGAACGCATCGTGTCGAGCGTCCTCGACGACCTCCGGGCGGGTCGGCTGCGTCCGGGCGACCGGGTGCCGTCCGAACACGAGCTGGCCCGCATCTTCGAGGTCAGCCGCATCACGTCGCGCCGGGCGCTCGAAGTACTGGCGTCCGCCCGCGTGGTGGACCGGGTGCAGGGGCGCGGCACCTTCGTGGCGCCGGACCTGCCGGACCTGGAACGGGTCGGCGCCACCCTCGGCCTCTCGCCGGAGCCTGCGCCGGACGCGCCCACGGTGCCCGGCGTGCGCTTCAACCTGCTGGGACTGGTGCTGCCGGACTTCAACGAATCGTACGGGCTACAGCTGGTCTACACCATCGAGAGCCGCGCGTCCGCGCTGGGCCTGGACCTGATTCTCAAGCGGACGTACGGCGTGCGCGAAAACGAGGACCGGGCCATCACCCGGCTGGTGGCGCGCGGCGTGGACGGGCTGATCGTGTTCCCGGTGCACGGCGAGCACTACAACCCGGTGCTGCTCAAAGTGGTGCTGGACAGCTTCCCGGTGGTGCTGATCGACCGGTACCTGCGCGGCATTCCGGCGCAGGCGGTGGTGACGGACAACCACGCGGCGGCGGCGGCCCTGACCCAGCACCTGATTGAACTGGGGCACCGGGAGATCGCCTTCGTGTCGCCGCCGCTGGAGAACACCAGTGCCCTGGAGGAACGCTACGCCGGCTGGAGCGCGGCCCTCACCGACCACGGCCTGCTGAGCCGCACCGGGTCGGTGTTGAGCAACCTGAAGTCCACGCTGCCCACCCGGCTGCACCCGGCCAACATCGCCGCCGACCGTGGCCTGCTGGAGGAATTCGTGCGGACGACGGGCGCCACCGCGTTCGTGTGCGCCGAATACAACCTCGCGCTGCAGCTGATCAACATCCTGAGTGGCCTGGGAAGGCGCGTGCCGGAGGACGTCTCGGTCGCGTGCTTCGACGCGCCGTTTGACCCGCTCGCCTCGCCGGACGAGCCGACCTTCTTCACGCACATCCGGCAGAACGAGGCCGAGATGGGGGAGGTGGCGGTCGGTCAGGTGCTGGCGCGCCTGCGCGGCGAGACGCCGCCCACCCTCACCCACGTGCCGTTTCGCCTGATTCCGGGCCGCTCAACGGCCGCGCCGCGCCGCTGACGCTCTCGCTTCTCTCCCCGGAGGGTTCTGATGCTGCACAATCCACCCCGCGTGTCGACCACCGCTCCCCCGACCGTGCCGCGCCGCTCCCGGCTGCTGCGCCACGAGTCACGCATGGCGGTCGCGTTCATCACTCCGGCGATGGCGCTGTTTCTGGTGTTCACTGCGCTGCCCGCCGTGGTGGCTCTGTTCCTGAGCTTCACCAACTACGACATCCTCAGCCCCGTCCGGTGGGTCGGTCTCGCCAACTACCAGCGGCTCCTGACCGACGACCTGTTCCGGCGCGGCGTCCTGAACGTCGCGTTCTACGCGGCGATGTTCGTGCCGCTGATGATCGTGCTGTCGCTGTCGCTCGCGCTGGCGCTCAACCGCCCGCGCCCCGGCATGGTCCTGTTCCGCACGCTCTTCTACCTTCCGGCCGTCACGTCCAGCATCGCCGCCGCGACCATCTGGAGCTGGATGTTCCAGAAGGACTACGGCGTGGTGAATCAGGCGCTCGGGGTGATCGGCATCCAGGGCCCCAACTGGCTCGCCAGCAGCGACACGGCCATGTACGCCATCGTGATCGTGACGCTCTGGCAGGGCCTGGGCAGCAACATCATCATCTATCTGGCGGGCCTCAGCGGGGTGCCGAAGTTCCTGTACGAGGCGGCGGCGCTGGATGGCGCCAGCCCCTGGCAGCAGTTCTGGTTCATCACCGTGCCCACGCTGCGGACCACGACCTTCTTCGTGGTGTTCATGTCGCTGGTCGGGGCCTTCCAGCTGTTCGACCAGGCCTACGTCATGACCCAGGGCGGGCCTGGCTACGCCACCACGACCGCCGTGTACCAGATCTACAGCAACGGCTTCACGCAGCTGCGCATGGGCTACGCCTCGGCGCAGGCAGTCGTGCTGGCCATCGCCATCCTGTGCGTGTCGCTGCTCAGCATGCGCCTCAACCGCGACGTGACGGGAGCCTGACATGAACAGACGACTCCGGCTGACTCCACTGGTCGTGGTGCGCGAAACGCTGTATTACGCCGTGCTGGTCTTCGTGGCGCTGGTCATGGCGCTCCCGTTCTACTGGATGCTCGCCACCTCGTTCAAACCCGACGCCGACATCTTCACCGATCCGATCCGCTGGATTCCGCAGCGCTGGACTCTGGACCACTACATCAAGGCCTTTACGCTGGTGCCGTTCGGCCGCTACTTCCTGAACTCCACCGTGATGGCCTTCCTGGGGGTGGTGGCCAACCTGCTGCTCGGCAGCCTGGCCGGGTACGCATTCGCCCGGCTGCGCTTCCGGGGCCGCGAGGGGCTGTTCCGCATGAAACTGGCGTCGCTGCTGGTGCCGGGCGTCGTGACGCTGATTCCGACCTTTATCATCCTGCGGTCGTTTCCGTTCGCTGGAGGCAACGACCTGCTCGGGCACGGCGGCCAGGGGCTGCTGAACACCTACTGGGCGATCGTGTTGCCCGGCGCGGCAGGGGCATTCGCGGTGTTCTTCATGCGCCAGTTCTTCCGTACCCTGCCCGAGGATTTGATCGACGCCGCGCGCGTGGACGGCGCCTCGGAATTGCGCATCTTCTGGAGCATCTACCTGCCGCTGTGCGGCCCGGCCCTGGCGACCCTCGGCATCTTCACCTTCCAGGCCGGCTGGAACGTGTTTCTGTGGGCGCTGATCGTGTTCAACGACCCCAACATGTCCACGGTGCAGATGGGCCTGCAGGCCTTCAGCTTCAACCACAACACCGATTACGGCCCCCTGATGGCGGCGTCGGTGGTGGTGTCGCTGCCGGTGCTGATCGTGTTCCTGTTCGCCCAGCGCTACTTCACCCAGTCGATCTCATTCTCGGGGGTGAAATGAAGGCCTGCGGTGTCGAGCCGGTGGTTCATCCGGTGGCCTGTGGCTGGCAGTGCCCGGCCGCCCACCCCCGGACGTTCCCCCTCACTCCGTCCCCCTGTTCTGGAGGCCCCGCATGATCTCACCCGCCGTTTCGCAGCTTGTGGCGGAGATGCGCCATGCCCTCCGGGACCGGCCCCGGCTCGCCGAGACCTTCGCGCGCTGCTTCCCCAACACCCTGGACACCACCGTCCGCCGGATGGATGACGGCACCGCGTTCGTGTTCACCGGCGACATTCCGGCCATGTGGCTGCGTGACAGCACCGCGCAGGTCAGCCCGTACCTGCCGCTCGCCGCGCACGACGAGGCGCTGAGACAGCTGATCGTCGGGCTGATCCGCCGTCAGGCGATGTACATCCGCATTGATCCGTATGCCAACGCCTTCAACGCGGCGCCGGACGGCAGCGGTCACGCGGGCGACCTGCCGCCCAAGGGCGACTGGGTGTGGGAGCGCAAATTCGAGCTTGACTCGCTGTGCGCCCCGGTGTCGCTGCTGTTCCGCTACTGGAAGGTGACCGGCGACCTGCAGGTCTTTACGGAGGACGTGCGGGCCATGCTCAGGACCGTGGTGGGAGTGATGCGGGTGGAGCAGCGTCACGAGACGTCCCCGTACACCTTCGAGCGGCCCGGTCCCCACCCGCCGAGCGACACGCTCAGTCACGGCGGACGTGGCTCTCCGGTCGCCTACACCGGCATGGTGTGGTCGGGGTTCCGGCCGAGCGACGACGCGTGTGCCTACGGGTACCTGATCCCGGCCAACATGTTCGCAGTCGTGATTCTCGGTCAGCTGGCGGAGCTGGCGCGCGACGTGCTGGACGACGCCGCGTTGAGCACTGAGGCGCTGGCCCTGCGCGATGAGATCGAGCGCGGTATTCAGGCGCACGGCATCGTGGAACATCCGGAGCACGGCCCCATCTACGCTTACGAGACGGACGGGCTCGGCCGTCATCTGCTGATGGACGACGCGAATGTGCCGAGCCTGCTCTCCATCCCGTACCTCGGGTACCGCGACGCCGCGGACCCGCTGTACATGAATACCCGGCGCTTCGTGCTGAGCCACGACAACCCGAGTTTTGCCCGAGGCCGGTACGCGGCCGGAATCGGCAGCCCACACACGCCGCCCGGCATGGTCTGGCCCATCGCGCTCGCCATGCAGGGCCTGACCTCCACCTCAGACGAGGAGCGCGAGCGGCTGCTCGACATGCTGGTGGCCACGACCGCCGGAACTGCCTACATGCACGAGAGCTTTGACCCGGACGACCCCGACGTGTTCACGCGCGAGTGGTTCGCCTGGGCCAATTCTTTGTTTGCTGAATTCGTGCTGCACAGCGTCCGCTGGACGGCGGAGGTGAAGTAGGCGCGCTGGCCGGTTCGGTCAGGTGGTGCCGGCCGATGACGGTTCGACCTTGCCGCCCCGGCCTTCCAGCTGATTCGCGATGGATTCCAGCGCCTTGTCGATGCCCTCCTGAATCTGGTGGTCCTGTGGCGCGTGGCCCGGGGTGCCCTGAGTCGCGGCATGCTGTGGGTCCGGGTCGAAGGTAAGGTGCACCCGCACCTCGCTCTCGCCGGTCCCGGCCGGCACCACCTCCAGGTGTCCGGAGTAGCGAATCTCGCCGTCGCTGCTCCACGACAGCCGGCGCTGCTCCGCATCCTGATGGAACTGGCCGTCCGCGTGGTAGTCGTGCCCCTGAGCCACGCCGTCTACCACGACCCGGTCCGGGCCCTGCGGCTCGGCATGTTTGGTGGTCGGCAGATACCGGGGCAGGTTGCGGACATCGGAGACGAAAGCGTAGACCTGCTCGGGTGATGCCTGGACGTGTCGGAAACCGGAATATTCCATGTCGTGCCTCCTGAGAATCGGAACGAACCCGGGGTGACGTGGCGGACAGGCCCAGCGTAAGCGAGGGCCGACCGCGTCCGATGAGGCGAGGGTTCGCGCGCCCGGGTCAAGGGCTCATGTCAGAGGGGAACAGGTACCGCCTGGAGGTTGGCCGGGCGTTGGGGCGTTGCTTCACGGCCCAGCGTGCCAAGCCGCTGCCGGAACGTTCAGGGACGTCTGTCCACACGCTTCGGCTGACGCTTGCCTCTGAAGTTCAAAGAAATTCGCTGCCGAAAATCCTCTGGCGGGGATCGGGAAGGGTCCACCTTGTCCTCAACAAACAGCGCGGCACGCCCCAACCAGGCGTGCCGCGCTGCTGGTTCGGTTCGCTCAGGGAGCGTCGGTGACGTACACCGGCTGGCCCACCCGGGTGGTGTCGGCTGGTCCGCCCACACCGTTGACCACGTGGTCGATGGTGCCGGCGCTCAGGTTGACCGTCAGGAGATGATGCAGGCGGACGCCCGGCGTGGCAGGGGCCTCGAAACCGTTGGTGGTGTGAATCGAGGGGTTGTTCTGGTTGAACACGTACGCGCCGCCGCCGTACAGCTGGTGCGTCCTGACCGTGTCGGCCACCCGGTACGCCGCCCAGCCCTGCTCGCCGTTGCCGCCGTTGCCCGCATTCCAGGCCTCCTGGGTGGGCGGATCGTAGGGCAGCTCGTTCTGGAAGAAGATGGTCTTGCCGTTCTCCCCGTTCCAGACGACGTTGTTCTTCTGAAAGTGCTCGACGAACAGGCCGGTCGCCGTCACGTTGTTGCCGTTCACCACGACACCGTTGTTGCCGATCACCTGCGCCCAGCGCTGGGTGTCGGGGAGGCTGGTGCCGCCCGGGCCTTCGACGCCGTGGTCGGCGCGCCACACCCAGGTGTGATCGATCAGGACGTTGTCACTGTTGATCTCCAGCGCCGCGTCGACCTTGCCGATCTGGGCGCCCCCGACCCGCAGGAACACGTCGGACAGCGTGGTCGGGTTGGTGGCGGAGGCGCGCACCTGTGACCCGTTGTTGCCGTTCTTGGTGCCCACGCGCATCAGCGTCTGCGACATGGTCGGGCCGGCCTCCAGCGTGATGCCCGCAATGACCACGCCGGGCACGTCCGCCACCGTGATCGGCGTGGCCCCGTTCGCGGCCGTCAGGGTGGCGTAGCCGAGGCCCAGCACCACCGTGTCCGCGCGCTTGACGGCGATGCTCTGGTCGATGCTGTAGACGCCTGGCGTCAGGATCAGATTCCGGCCGCGGGCCAACTGGTTGTTGATTGTCTGCACCGAGTCGGACGGCGTGGCCACATAGAAGTCCGAGAGCGGGACGGTCCGGCCCGGCGTCATGCCTGCGCCCCAGGTGATGCCGCGGCTGTTGACCTGCACCGACGGCACACGCACGTTGTACTGGCCGCTCGCGTCCACGAACAGGTACGGCTTTTCGCGGCTGACCGGCGTGGTGTCCAGCACCGTGTAGGCGTTCGGCGTCGGGAACGTCTCGGCCGGCGCGCCCACCACACCGGAGAACACGGCGCTCCACACCGCGTTTGACCAGCTCACGATCTGGCTGTTGCGGGTGTACCACTGCTGCTGCGAGCCGTTGACCAGGGCGTCGGCGCCGCTGTGCCGCGAGTCGGCCATGAAACCGCCGGACGCGTACTGCGGGCCACTGGAGCAGTAATCCATGAACGACATCCCGCCAATGACATTCACGCGGCGCAGCGGCGCCGCCTGCGATACCGCCCAGAACTCGGTGTTGGTGCACCAGTCCGGACGCGGGGCGGCCTCACCCAGCACCTTGGTCATGCCGCCGGTCGCCTTGATGGTGAGGTTGGACATCGAGCGCCAGAAGTTGGTCAGGGCGAGGCAGTTTCCCGTCTCGTTATTGTCGAGGCAGCGGTTATAGACGTTGATGGTGCCGTTGATCACGACGTCCGTGGGCGAGGCGCCCAGCCCGGCGACCTCGGTGTAATAGCCGACCTGGAAATTGAGCGGCTCGGTGGCCGATCCGTAGGTGCCGGGCTTGAAGTAGATCGCGTCCCGCCGCGGACCGAACTCGTTGGAGAACTGTGCGGCGGCGATGGCGTCCACCTTCGCCTTGATCTCGGCCACCGACATGCTGGGGTCCAGCACCGTGACGTTCGGCCCGAGGTTTCCGGTCGATACCTGAGCCGCCAGGGCGCCGACCTGCACCTGCGGCGCCGTGGTCTGCTGGCCGCACGCGCTGAGCGCCAGCGTCAGTCCGGCCAGCAGCGTGGTGACCTTGAGCCGAACGTCTTTCCTGTTGAGCAACGAACCCTGCCCCACCTGATCCATGTTGTGCATATGCTCCCTGTCTGAGGGACTGGCCTGCCCAGCTTCCTTCAGTCCATGCTGAAAAACATCGTCATCGCTCCACCGCAACGCGTGTGCGGCGTACCACTTTCTTTGCTGTAGCGGTAAAGCTGGATGGTCTGACGACACCTCCTCGAAACGAAGCGATTCGTTTCTCTGGCCACGGAAAATATGTTCGGTCCTGGCTAAAAAGCCAATGACGCGACGGATCTGTTTTGATGCACGCCCAACGTAACAAGCGCGCACAGGTGTGTCAAGCAAAGGTTATTTTGGTTCCGTCTCATCCATATTCATGTTTCGGTGCGGATGTGAGGCCAGAGAGACCACCAGACCGAAGCCGGCTGTGGAGAAAAACTGCTGGGGATCTGCTGACGGTGCAGCCATCGCACTGGGCCGATCCCGTTGATCGTCCTTCAGAAGCCGCCAGGGTCGCTCTCAGGCACGGCGACGCCATCGTTGTGCGGGGGCGATTTCTCGCGGCCTTTACCGAACCGCTTCGGCGATGGCCCGGCCGGCAGTGCGGCCGCTGAAGATGCAGCCGCCCAGGAAGGTGCCTTCCAGCGAGCGGTAGCCGTGCACGCCACCGCCGCCGAACCCTGCCACCTCGCCCGCCGCATACAGGCCCGGCAACGGCTGGCCTCCCGGGGAGAGGACCCGGCCCTGCAGGTCCGTTTCCAGGCCGCCGAGCGACTTGCGGGTCAGGATGTTGAGCCGCACCGCGATCAGGGGACCGTCGGCCGGGCTCAGCATCGGGGCGGGTTTGGCCACCCGGATCAGCCGCTCACTCAGCACCGCGCGTGCCCCCCGGACGATGGCGAGCTGGGCATCCTTGCCGGCGACATTACGCAGCTGAGCGTCCCGGTCCAGCACCTCCCGTTCCACCGTGGCGAGGTCCACCTGCTCATTCCCGGTGAGCGCATTCATGGCGCGGACCAGGTCCGGCAGGGTCCGGCGCACCACGAAGTCCGCCCCGTTGTCCATGAAGGCCTGCACCGGCGCCGCGATGTGCTTTCCCGCCCGCCGGAGGGTCAGGCGGATGTTCCTGCCGGTCAGGTCCGGGTTCTGCTCACTGCCGGACAGGGCAAATTCGCGCTTGATGATGGCGCGGTTGAGCAGGAACCACGTGTACGGGTAGCGGTGGGTGGTGATGTGTTTGAGGGTGTCGTAGCTGCTCGCGCCGGGAATATGAGGGAATGGGAGGCGCTTCCCAGTGGGGTCGAGCCACAGGCTGCTCGGTCCCGGCAGGATGCGGATGCCGTGGTTCGGCCAGATGGAATTCCAGTTGCGCAGGCCCTCGGTGTAGTGCCACATCCGGTCCGGGTTGATCAGGCTGGCGCCCTGCGCCGCGGCCTGCTGCTGAAGCAGCCCGTCCACATGCTGCGGCACGCCGGAGAGCAGGAAGTCCGGGGCTGGTCCCAACCGATCGGTGGGCCAGTGACGCCGCACCAGCTCATGGTTGCCGCCGATGCCGCCCGAAGTGATCAGCACGGCCTGGGCATTCAGGTCAAACCCGTCCACCACCACCCGGGAGCTGGATTCGCCGCGCGCCACGTCGGACGGTTCCAGGACGTCGCCGTGAACGCCATGCACTACCCCGTCCGTCAGGTTCAGGCCACGTACCCGGTGCCGGAAGCGGAAGGCCACACGGCCGGTCTGCACGTGCTGCCTCACCCGGCGCTCGAACGGCTCCAGCACGCCCGGCCCGGTGCCCCAGGTGACGTGGAAGCGCGGCACGCTGTTGCCCGGCTGTGCCGCCCCGCCGCCGCCGCGCTCCGCCCAGCCGACCGCCGGAAACCAGCGCATGCCCTGGTCGTGCAGCCACTGGCGTTTCTCCCCGGCGGCAAACTCCAGATAGGCGTCGGCCCAGCGGCGCGGCCAGTGGTCGCTGGGCCGGTCAAACGCGGCGGTCGTCTCCCAGTCGCGGCGTGCCAGCTCCAGCGAGTCGCGGATGCCCAGACGGCGCTGTTCGGGGCTGTTCACAAAGAAGAGCCCGCCGAAGGACCAG comes from Deinococcus sonorensis KR-87 and encodes:
- a CDS encoding glycoside hydrolase family 76 protein, translated to MRNTLLLWLTVPGLCVSAAPAQPAPSAPDPARAMSDFLKAYWDPDRGLFLAWNRSAPFARPSGAGPGGGKYSDFWWAAQLWDLVLDAAARDPDNAADRALIAQVYDGFQAAYPEWQNDFNDDLGWWAQAATRAAALTHDARYQQRAEALFTDIWRSWTPDLGGGVLWRRSGGTQKNVATNAPLVVTAVRLYQATNDPVYLERARQLYTFVDTRLTDGDARVYDNIEGGELRRWDFTYNVGNFVLASLALREVTTDPAERAHLLTRAVKSADWALANLTNAGIFLDEGSGDGGGFKGVLMRGLAALTREPDLNPGSRARYTDSLRENATQVWNQRRPSDGLVGPDWSSPAGDGVIESMTAASAVAALLLAPPPLPGGPVTGNGRYEAENSLREHVNTSVAAPGFTGRGYVNAFVQDGGFVEFRVNVASAGPYTARLHYSAGAGAAVRSVSVNGADARPVTLPATPDWQTWADQDVPLTLPAGASRVRLSFNRLSGDRNWLNLDHLTLGSRP
- a CDS encoding glycoside hydrolase family 76 protein, which codes for MTPATVRANLAFGALMTHFWNEERALFEIRVPFASAQHDLPTDPFHYWWQAHGLDVLVDAFERDGDGRHLAQAARLLEAVVRENGSLTNDYYDDMLWLALACLRAWDAGGDPRFRDAALTLWDDIQGGWNDHCGGGITWRKPQLDYKNTPANAPAIILATRLYARLGREEDLAWARRLYRWQVEHLVDPDTGFVWDGLNRLGDGELDRDWAFTYCQGVQIGAALELHAVTGERSLLDAARRTVAAARARLADPATLALPDEGDGDAGLFKGILARYLAQFARVADDEPTRTWLTRNAALAWQHRDAALGVCSTSWTAAPGTPVELSAALSGVMLFEAAAWLHLDHLPPVGRGA
- a CDS encoding GntR family transcriptional regulator, with translation MLTVAAHLYERIVSSVLDDLRAGRLRPGDRVPSEHELARIFEVSRITSRRALEVLASARVVDRVQGRGTFVAPDLPDLERVGATLGLSPEPAPDAPTVPGVRFNLLGLVLPDFNESYGLQLVYTIESRASALGLDLILKRTYGVRENEDRAITRLVARGVDGLIVFPVHGEHYNPVLLKVVLDSFPVVLIDRYLRGIPAQAVVTDNHAAAAALTQHLIELGHREIAFVSPPLENTSALEERYAGWSAALTDHGLLSRTGSVLSNLKSTLPTRLHPANIAADRGLLEEFVRTTGATAFVCAEYNLALQLINILSGLGRRVPEDVSVACFDAPFDPLASPDEPTFFTHIRQNEAEMGEVAVGQVLARLRGETPPTLTHVPFRLIPGRSTAAPRR
- a CDS encoding carbohydrate ABC transporter permease → MLHNPPRVSTTAPPTVPRRSRLLRHESRMAVAFITPAMALFLVFTALPAVVALFLSFTNYDILSPVRWVGLANYQRLLTDDLFRRGVLNVAFYAAMFVPLMIVLSLSLALALNRPRPGMVLFRTLFYLPAVTSSIAAATIWSWMFQKDYGVVNQALGVIGIQGPNWLASSDTAMYAIVIVTLWQGLGSNIIIYLAGLSGVPKFLYEAAALDGASPWQQFWFITVPTLRTTTFFVVFMSLVGAFQLFDQAYVMTQGGPGYATTTAVYQIYSNGFTQLRMGYASAQAVVLAIAILCVSLLSMRLNRDVTGA
- a CDS encoding carbohydrate ABC transporter permease gives rise to the protein MNRRLRLTPLVVVRETLYYAVLVFVALVMALPFYWMLATSFKPDADIFTDPIRWIPQRWTLDHYIKAFTLVPFGRYFLNSTVMAFLGVVANLLLGSLAGYAFARLRFRGREGLFRMKLASLLVPGVVTLIPTFIILRSFPFAGGNDLLGHGGQGLLNTYWAIVLPGAAGAFAVFFMRQFFRTLPEDLIDAARVDGASELRIFWSIYLPLCGPALATLGIFTFQAGWNVFLWALIVFNDPNMSTVQMGLQAFSFNHNTDYGPLMAASVVVSLPVLIVFLFAQRYFTQSISFSGVK
- a CDS encoding glycoside hydrolase family 125 protein, which gives rise to MISPAVSQLVAEMRHALRDRPRLAETFARCFPNTLDTTVRRMDDGTAFVFTGDIPAMWLRDSTAQVSPYLPLAAHDEALRQLIVGLIRRQAMYIRIDPYANAFNAAPDGSGHAGDLPPKGDWVWERKFELDSLCAPVSLLFRYWKVTGDLQVFTEDVRAMLRTVVGVMRVEQRHETSPYTFERPGPHPPSDTLSHGGRGSPVAYTGMVWSGFRPSDDACAYGYLIPANMFAVVILGQLAELARDVLDDAALSTEALALRDEIERGIQAHGIVEHPEHGPIYAYETDGLGRHLLMDDANVPSLLSIPYLGYRDAADPLYMNTRRFVLSHDNPSFARGRYAAGIGSPHTPPGMVWPIALAMQGLTSTSDEERERLLDMLVATTAGTAYMHESFDPDDPDVFTREWFAWANSLFAEFVLHSVRWTAEVK
- a CDS encoding SRPBCC family protein, which codes for MEYSGFRHVQASPEQVYAFVSDVRNLPRYLPTTKHAEPQGPDRVVVDGVAQGHDYHADGQFHQDAEQRRLSWSSDGEIRYSGHLEVVPAGTGESEVRVHLTFDPDPQHAATQGTPGHAPQDHQIQEGIDKALESIANQLEGRGGKVEPSSAGTT
- a CDS encoding glycosyl hydrolase family 28-related protein, which encodes MDQVGQGSLLNRKDVRLKVTTLLAGLTLALSACGQQTTAPQVQVGALAAQVSTGNLGPNVTVLDPSMSVAEIKAKVDAIAAAQFSNEFGPRRDAIYFKPGTYGSATEPLNFQVGYYTEVAGLGASPTDVVINGTINVYNRCLDNNETGNCLALTNFWRSMSNLTIKATGGMTKVLGEAAPRPDWCTNTEFWAVSQAAPLRRVNVIGGMSFMDYCSSGPQYASGGFMADSRHSGADALVNGSQQQWYTRNSQIVSWSNAVWSAVFSGVVGAPAETFPTPNAYTVLDTTPVSREKPYLFVDASGQYNVRVPSVQVNSRGITWGAGMTPGRTVPLSDFYVATPSDSVQTINNQLARGRNLILTPGVYSIDQSIAVKRADTVVLGLGYATLTAANGATPITVADVPGVVIAGITLEAGPTMSQTLMRVGTKNGNNGSQVRASATNPTTLSDVFLRVGGAQIGKVDAALEINSDNVLIDHTWVWRADHGVEGPGGTSLPDTQRWAQVIGNNGVVVNGNNVTATGLFVEHFQKNNVVWNGENGKTIFFQNELPYDPPTQEAWNAGNGGNGEQGWAAYRVADTVRTHQLYGGGAYVFNQNNPSIHTTNGFEAPATPGVRLHHLLTVNLSAGTIDHVVNGVGGPADTTRVGQPVYVTDAP